The nucleotide window TATCTCAGAGCGCACAGTTAAGAACCACATCACCCGAATTCTGAGCCAGCTAGAACTGCGCGATCGCACCCAGGCTGCAATGTTTGTAAGTCCATTTCTGCCACTGCTAGGCCCATAGCTGGGTTAATCACAGGGTGCCAACGGCTGCCCCGACAGCTCCCGCAGGTGCTAACACCAATTCTCTAAATGGCCACTACCACCTATCCACTCTCCCACCCCCTACCTGCAGCACTTTTTTCTGGAATTGGTATAAGCTGGGAAGGCTTAAGTCGGTTCTAGCGGGGAGCAGCCGCTAGAGACTGGCATTTGGCACCGGTACTATCGGTCAGCTAGATGCCTATTGGGGAAAGTCCGGTGCAAGTCCGGCGCTGTCCCGCAACTGTAATTAGGCTTCGGCCTTTGAGTCAGAATGCCCGCCGACCTGCATACCGTTAGCTCTATCTGCGAGGTACAGAAGGTGCTCAAGTTATTTTGCGCTGCCAGTTTGGCTGCAGCTCAGCCACTCCCCGTTTGCCCAAGCCATCGCTACCGCCTAAGCTCCAAACGATTAACAACGGACACAGCCACTAGAAGCCTAGAGTAGACAAGTAATCTTTGCTCCAAGTCAATTTTAGAGAGATGCCGCAACCCTACGCTCGGCATCTCTAGCGTTGTCCTAATCTTTGAGTTTTATGACACCAGAACATACCCTTTTTGTCTGCACTCAATGTGCCACCGTTCGCGTCAACGATCAGACCCAAGGCAAAAGCGGCGGGCAAGAACTCCTAGAGGAGCTAACTCGCCTCGCGGCAACAGCCCAGCTACCCGATCAAGTTTCTATTGAGCCAGTTCGATGCATGTTTGCCTGTGAGAAATCTTGCATGGCTGCATTTTCTGCAGCAGGCAAGTACACCTACTTATTTGCCCATCTGCAGCCTGCGACTGCTGCCCCCGCTCTCATCGAGTGCCTTCGCCACTATGCGCTCAACCCTGAGGGTCTACTCCCCTACAGCATCCGCCCCGAACCACTAAAAACCGCTGTACTAGCTCGAATTCCGCCCCAGCTTGCGGTTTTGCCAGCGCCTAATCAGCTAGTTCAATCGGCCTAGAGTAAACTGCCCATCCCACCGCTTTGAGAGCGGTGGGTCAGGCTGACAATCGCTTCGATTAACTGATTAGACTCTATCGGCTTAGCGACATGTAGCTGAAACCCAACAGCGAGCGCCTGCTGTGCGCAAAGGGCAATCCATCTTCTGGAAAGGGATCTCCCAAAACCGTTGTACTTTTTCCAAAATTCAGCTAAATTTCTCCAAA belongs to Pseudanabaena sp. FACHB-2040 and includes:
- a CDS encoding DUF1636 domain-containing protein, yielding MTPEHTLFVCTQCATVRVNDQTQGKSGGQELLEELTRLAATAQLPDQVSIEPVRCMFACEKSCMAAFSAAGKYTYLFAHLQPATAAPALIECLRHYALNPEGLLPYSIRPEPLKTAVLARIPPQLAVLPAPNQLVQSA